ccacattttttaaagcaggtGAACGCTTCCCCCTAGTGAACGGAAGCTgcaacaaccacacaaacacactttctctctttcacaaacCACACTAACTCACCCAGTGTGACgaagaagcagaagagactGTCGACGATGGTGTCCATGATGGCCTCCATGTCCGTGTCCTGGATGTCTGCTCTGTTGATGGCTGCACAGGTGAGACAGGAAGACAAACTCTCTGATCAGTCAGAGTTACAGGGGAATGTTCCAGGTTTGACCTTCAGGGGTCAGAGACGTTCCTGTTCCAAGTGTCAGGAATCTCCAGTGACGCAAATCTGTCGATCTGATAAGTTTCACCAAGATGAAACTGTCAATTCTTTTCCTGGaactctgttcttcttcttcttcttcttctttttcttctgcattgtattttactgttactgtgaaagatacagTGTGATATATgcttatgtgtttgtgtgtgtgttaccgtgGTAGGAGATGAGCTCCTTGCTCTGGTGACACAGGATGAACATGTCGTCTTCCAGAGTGATGAAGTTCAGGTACTGATCAAACACCTgaagttaaacacacacacacacacacacacaaaatccgcACACAAAACTTGAAAACTCAATCTTTTCAG
The Scophthalmus maximus strain ysfricsl-2021 chromosome 15, ASM2237912v1, whole genome shotgun sequence DNA segment above includes these coding regions:
- the LOC118286794 gene encoding sec1 family domain-containing protein 1-like, whose product is MFILCHQSKELISYHAINRADIQDTDMEAIMDTIVDSLFCFFVTLGAVPIIRCPRGIWSYFLSSFKSLVFRFVRITW